The Armatimonadota bacterium region CCCGCTGCGTCGTGCGAGAGAACTCCGCGCCGGGCAGAACCAATTCATCGTCGATCCGGAATGCAAATTGCGCGGGGACGTGAACGGCTGGGTTGCCGCCGGCGTGCAGGGCTACGACAATGCACGCTGGGTTGAGCTTCTTGACTCCCGCGACCGGTTCGGACGCAAGCGTGGCGCCGCAGGGGCGTTGATGGTGAACTACAACGGCTTCTACGCCGGGTCAATGTGGGGCTACTTCGGCGTCGAGAATCGCGACATCTTCGACGGAACCAGCCCGGAGATCGACCGGGCGCTAGTGAACCTCGCGCGATTTATGTCCCAGGGCCTGTTCCTGCACAACCTGCGTACGGACCTGGCATCCTACAAGGACGGCGAACCAGTGAAGCTGTCCGTCAAGGTTGAGAACTGGGGCGGCGATGCGAAAGACTGCCGCGTTGTGTTCCGCCTGGAGCCCCAGGGCAGCGGCCAGGCGCAGGAACTCGAGGTCGCACTCGCCGTGGGGCCCGGAGAGAGCGACGAGGCGGAAGCCACCTTCGCGCCCGGGACCTTCGCGGCGGACCTGTACCGCATCACCGCGACGCTGATCGCCGGAGATGCCCCCGTCGACCGCATGGTCAGCGGGTTCATCGTCCAGCGCGACCAAGTGGCCGCGAGCGGGCCTGAACTGCGATTCCACGACAACTACTTCCACCTCAATGGTGAGCCGATCTTCCTCTTCGGCAGCGACACCTACGCCTACACTTACAACTCCGCCCACGAGAATCCGTACGCGTGGATGCAGGAACATACCGCCGCCCGAGACTTCGGGTTCGAGGTCTACGAGAACCTGCAGTTCAGCCGTCCCGGCTGGGTGTTCCGGCCCGAAGACTGGCGGCAATTCGAGGGCATGGCACAGTCCTGTCAGCGCGAGGGCCTGGTGTTCATGCCTTGCCAGCTTGTGGGGCACAATGTGGCCATCAGCGAGGAGGACCTCGAGAAGCAGGCGCTCCAGTGCGAGGCATACGGGGAGTACATGGGCAAGTACCCGGGTCTCCTGTACTACCTGAACGGCGACTTCTTCATGAAGTTCGACGACACCCATGCCCTCAAGAAGCTCTGGAACCAGTGGCTCGCGGACAAGTACGGCTCGGCGGAGGCGCTCGCCCGGAGCTGGGGCGATGAGGTCTACGGCGACTGGGGCGAGCTGACATTCCCGCCGCCCGCGCCGGGGGGTTGGAGCAGTGTTCGCGAGTGTGACCGCATGCGGTTCGAAGTGTGGCTCACGAAGCGTTGGGTTGAGCGCCACGTGAAGGCCGTGCGCAGCAAAGATTCTGAGCATCCCATCACATCCGAATACTATCAGCGCCCGCACGGCGGCCTGGACCTGATCCTTACCATCGACGGGCAGGATGCCTCGAATATCGGCTACTTCGACCGCCCCTATGAGGACGTGAACAAACTGCCTCTCACTCTGCGGCTCATCGACCTGCGTATGCGAGGCAAGTCCCTGGGGCTTGGTGAATATGGCGTGAAGACGCATCCTGCATGGTCTGCCGAGAAGCGCGCTGGGGGCTACCATCTGGTGCGCACCGAGGAGGAGCAGAAGCGGTTGTTCATGGCGGTGGCCCATTACGGGTTCGGCATGGGCGCCTGCAAGGTGCAAAACTGGTGCCTGCGCGACGCCAGCGAATCGGTCTTCCCCTGGGGCGTCCTGTACCCCAACGGCTACCTGCCCAAGGATGTGGCGTACTGGCACCGTAACCTGTCCCTGGTTCTTCGCCACCTGCGCCCGGTCTACCAGGCGCCCGAAGTCGCGGTGCTGCTCCCGGACAACATGCGCCTGGGTTCACATGGCCAGGTAGGAGTCGAGGTGGCCCATAACGCCTTCCGCGCGTTGCTGTCGCTGAAGACCGAGTTCAACGTGATCAACGAGCACCACATCGATGCCCTCAGCGCTGACACAAAGGTGCTCATCTGGCCCTCTCCCTTCTGCCCCGATGATGCGGCATACGAGAAAGTGCTGAACTGGGTGCGCGCTGGCGGGCGGCTCCTGGTCACCGGCGACCTGTCCCTCAACTGGGACCGCAAGCGTACCCGGCAGAACAGGCTCCAGGAACTGTGCGGGGTGGAGTTCGTGCGCGAGATCTACCTGCCGCCTGCCCGTGACGCGCAACCGGGACAGGCGATGCTCGGGCTACGGGAGGACTGGCAGGCGAAGCCGTGCGTCGCGGTGCGCAGCGCCGGGGCGACGGAACTGATCACCACGGAGAACGGCGACCCTGTGGTCTTCATGAACCAAGTGGGGGCAGGGCTGGTCTACTACTGCACCGACCCGCTGGAACTGGGCGCGCCGGACGCGGTCTTCGAGCAACTGCGGGCGCTCTACTGTGTGGCGGTCAGAGGTTCCGGGCCGCCCGAGCCCTGGGATGGGGTGCACATCGCGCGCCAACCACTGCGTTCAGGCGGCCAGTTCGTGATGGCCTTCAACACCGAGATGCCGCCGGGCGCAAAGCAGATCACTTTGCCCGCCGGAGACGCCGACGTCGAGGTCCGGCTGGCCAGCCGCTATCCGGCTTTCACCGCGACAAAGGGCGAGCAGATTCTGGTGGGTGTGGGTTGTTCGGGAGAGGCGACCTTCGACAGCGCGCCACTTATCTCGGGCGAGGCGCAGGTGGCCTGTCTCTCGCTGGACGGCAAGTCGCTGCCCGTATCCGAAGCCGTGCTGCTCTGCCCGTTCTCCCAGGGCGCGACGCGCTTCCACTCGCGCCTGCCGGCTGACGAGATGGTGACCCTCGTGGGGGACATCATCGACGGCAGATGGGTGACCTACGAGACTCATCCGGGGAAAACCGAGATCGAACTCACCGAGGACACCATGACCTGCCTGATCGTGTTCTGCAAGGCCGGGCAGGTAGAGCGCTGGGCGGACGCCCTTGAGCAGGCCATGCGCGAGCCGTGGAGCACGCCGGGGTATTGAACAGCAGGAGCGCGGTGGGGCTGCACCGGACAACCAGGGGCTTCGCGAGGAGAAAGGCTTTGCAAGACCGGGACAACCGTGGCCCACGGGGCGGTGAGGCAGAAGTCGGGGCCCTATGGACAATGGCTCTACCCCGCCGAAGAGGGCCACAGAAGGCGGTGGCTTTCGGTGACTGCAACGGCGCGTCAACGCATCAGCAGAACCGACGACAGCGGCAGAGCGACAATCCGCGGGTCGTCCACAACTACGCCGTCGGCCAGGGTCACCAGCAGGCCGAAAGGAGCGTTATAGACGGTCTTCTCGAGAAACGCCCTGAGGCCCACTGTGTCGCGGTGCTTGTCCACGTACTTGCGGTACTTCACCTCGAGCGGAATGCGATGCTCGCCGACGGTCAGGACGAAGTCTACTTCCGGCTCTGACGGGCGCTCCGGGAACCAGGCGACATCGAGGCCGGGCAAATCACCCAGGTAGTAGCCGAGGATGCTCTCTGCAATGTGCCCCGCGAGATCAGTCAGGTGCGAAGCCTGCGCCAGGCTGTCTGGTGTCAGTGGTATCTGTTCTTGGAGCCAGCTGGCCCTGAGGCCGTGGTCGCACAGGCACAGCTTGCGGTTATGCTTCCTGCGCTTGAGCCGAAGTTCGAGAGGCTCGATCAGACGCACCAGCAGCGTGTCATTGAGGAAGCGGAGATAGGTGTTCACCCGCTGAGCGCCCACGTTCGTGGACAGTGCCGACTGAAGCTCGGCGACGAAGGTGCCATGCCCCGGTGCCTGGCCGGCGTACCGGCAACAGAGACGGAACAACTCCTCAAGAAGCCCCTGGTCCCTCGAAATCCCGCGATCCCCGAGCCGCAAGTCGTGCTGGATGACGCGGCGGATCACCGTCTCATTGAGTTGATCGGCCACCTCCTCCCAGGGCCGGTCCTGGCGCGCCTGTGCCATCGGATACCCGCCGCGCTGCGCGAAAGCTGCGAAGGCTGCGTCCCGTGTTTCGCGTTCCTTCAGCCCCTGATCGCGGACCGACTCCCAGAAGGCTTTCTCCAGCAGCGGCGCCAAGCCGTTGAGGCGTAGCAGTGGCTCGTGTCCACCGCCGCCGATCCCTTGCAGATCGGCGATCTCTCGCAGAAGCAGGGTGCCCAGCTCCAAGGTGGTGATGCGTCCCGCGAGGCTGTCGCGGCCCCGCTCGATTCGCAGTGCAGAGCTCCCCGTAAGCAGCACCCGGACGGCCTGGTGGTCGACAAGAGCCTTGATCTGGTCCGCCCAGTCCCGCAGGTTCTGCACTTCATCGAGAAAGACGAAGACGGGCTCTCCTTTGCGAGCCATGCCGTTGAATGTGTCCTGCAGGACTGACTTCTCAAACCATCGGCAGAGGGTGAGTACCGGATCGGCGATGCCGCGCAGCGAGGCGATGTCATCGAACTGGACGCGGAAGATGCGGCGCGGCGCGTATCCTTTCTCCTGCAGCATATGCTCAATGATCTGCTGCTGCAGAGTGGTCTTGCCAACCTGTCGTGGACCGCGAAGCACGGTGACTGGAGCGAGGCCGTTCTCCAGTCGCTGCAGGGCGTGAGGGAACATCCAGCGCCGGAACTCAGGCAAGGGAGGCAGCGGGTCTCCGCGCCACCACGGATTGGTGCTGGCCAGGAAAGCCTCAAGTTCCGGCGGGACCTCGATCAGAGGCCTGTCCATGGTTCACTCCCGCGACGATGCTGTCGGCCACGGCCCAATCATACCACAGTGTTGCGAGACCAGTGCCACGGTGAGGGGCAAGCCCGCCTCACACCCTCCCCGACAGCCGCTCCGCAAGCCGGGTGAAGCGGTCGCGCTGGGAGACGTTGTTGATCGCCCGCCAGATGCCTCGCTGGTTGCCCACGATGCACGCCATGCGCTGCGCCCGGGTCAATGCGGTATACAGGAGATTGCGCTGGAGCATGATGTAGTGGCTCGCGTGGATCACCATCACCACGGCCGGGTACTCGCTGCCCTGCGACTTGTGGACCGTGAGTGCGTACGCCAGCGCCAGATCCTCAAGTTCGTCGGCCCCGTACTCCACCCGGCCCATCTCGTACTCCACCACCAGCACCCCGCGCTCGCGGTCGATGGCGCTGATGAAGCCAATATCTCCGTTGTACACGCCTTTGTCGTAGTTGTTCGCGGTCTGCAGTACCCGGTCGCCCTCGCGGAACACCGTCTCGCCGCGTCGCACTTCGCGCCTTCCCGGGCCCGCCGGATTGAGGGCCTCCTGCAGCCGCTCATTGAGCACCTTCACCCCGATGGGCCCGCGGTGCAGCGGAGTAATGACCTGGATCTCCCGCGGGTGGAACCCCATCTTCGGCAGGCTCTGGGTAGCAGTGCGGATCACCCGATCAGCGGCCGCCTCCGGGTCCTCCTCCTCCAGCCAGACGCAGTCGCCCCGTTCCTTGAGCCACTGCTCATGTTTCGGGAAGCGCGGGGACTCGCCGCGGTTCAGCAGGTGAGCGCTGCGGATGATATCGCTGCCCTCGGCCTGTCGGAAAACCTGGGTCAACCGGCAGACGGGGGCCACCCGCGAATCCACGATATCCCGCAGCACATTGCCCGGGCCCACGCTGGGGAGCTGATCGGCGTCGCCCACGAGGATCAGGCGCGCGTGATCCGGCAATGCCCGCAGCAAGTCCCTGGCCAGCAGGATATCCAGCATGCTGGCCTCGTCCACCAGCACCACGTCGGTATCCAGCGGCTCATCCGGGCCATGCTTGAACCCGCCTCGGAAGGGGTCATACACGAGCAGGCGGTGAATCGTTGTCGCCGCATGAGCGGCAAGTTGCTCCAGGCGCTTCGCGGCGCGGCCCGTCGGACTTGCGAGGGAGATGCGCTTGCCCAGGGTCTGGCAGGCATCCACAATGGCCCGGGTCACAGTTGTCTTCCCGGTGCCGGGGCCGCCGGTGATCACGCACAACCCGCTGCGCAGTGAAGTCACCACCGCCTGCGCCTGCTCGGAGGTCAGTTCGGTTGCGCCCATGGTCTCGCGGCGTTTGAGCCAGGCGAGAATCTGGTCTTTCGTGGGCGCTCCGTCCATCTCGAGATCCGTCAGGCGCAACAGGATGCCCGCCACCTGGCACTCCGCCTCATGCATGCGCTTCAGGAAGATCCCCGTCTCATCCCCCAGTGTTTCGCGCACCACATCCTCAGAGACAACCAGGCGGTCCAAACCCATCTCG contains the following coding sequences:
- a CDS encoding ATP-binding protein; protein product: MDRPLIEVPPELEAFLASTNPWWRGDPLPPLPEFRRWMFPHALQRLENGLAPVTVLRGPRQVGKTTLQQQIIEHMLQEKGYAPRRIFRVQFDDIASLRGIADPVLTLCRWFEKSVLQDTFNGMARKGEPVFVFLDEVQNLRDWADQIKALVDHQAVRVLLTGSSALRIERGRDSLAGRITTLELGTLLLREIADLQGIGGGGHEPLLRLNGLAPLLEKAFWESVRDQGLKERETRDAAFAAFAQRGGYPMAQARQDRPWEEVADQLNETVIRRVIQHDLRLGDRGISRDQGLLEELFRLCCRYAGQAPGHGTFVAELQSALSTNVGAQRVNTYLRFLNDTLLVRLIEPLELRLKRRKHNRKLCLCDHGLRASWLQEQIPLTPDSLAQASHLTDLAGHIAESILGYYLGDLPGLDVAWFPERPSEPEVDFVLTVGEHRIPLEVKYRKYVDKHRDTVGLRAFLEKTVYNAPFGLLVTLADGVVVDDPRIVALPLSSVLLMR
- a CDS encoding ATP-dependent RecD-like DNA helicase encodes the protein MKMQLEGMDEQSLDGVLERITFHAPDTGWTVARLQVSVHQVVNVVGNMLSPDVGESVRLFGEWADHPQYGRQFRFTRYQLVRPTSASAIRAYLAGGLVEGIGPALAERLVKRFGDKTLDILDSAPERVCEVPGIGEKRAAALLEAWQRHKTVHRIMVFLHEKGIGGAIAGRIYARYGDQSVEILEREPYRLAKDIRGIGFLTADRIARVVGIAAEDPSRIEAGLLHVLDSATGEGHLFLPAESLLERAESLLDVFRQHIEMGLDRLVVSEDVVRETLGDETGIFLKRMHEAECQVAGILLRLTDLEMDGAPTKDQILAWLKRRETMGATELTSEQAQAVVTSLRSGLCVITGGPGTGKTTVTRAIVDACQTLGKRISLASPTGRAAKRLEQLAAHAATTIHRLLVYDPFRGGFKHGPDEPLDTDVVLVDEASMLDILLARDLLRALPDHARLILVGDADQLPSVGPGNVLRDIVDSRVAPVCRLTQVFRQAEGSDIIRSAHLLNRGESPRFPKHEQWLKERGDCVWLEEEDPEAAADRVIRTATQSLPKMGFHPREIQVITPLHRGPIGVKVLNERLQEALNPAGPGRREVRRGETVFREGDRVLQTANNYDKGVYNGDIGFISAIDRERGVLVVEYEMGRVEYGADELEDLALAYALTVHKSQGSEYPAVVMVIHASHYIMLQRNLLYTALTRAQRMACIVGNQRGIWRAINNVSQRDRFTRLAERLSGRV
- a CDS encoding beta-galactosidase; translation: MRLCALLLIPLLFTTLTAVAQDEPASLLLNGGYERAGGWSKPPSAQIVETGRTGRGLMFDGEGGSSQEVIPEGVGNTFSCSVEVRTEDIQGQGYAYAAIYQLNADGDWIEFKDFAQVKGTRDWTRYDYTFSLVPGAEMISVRCGIFGATGKAWFDNWTLVAGPRAFGFDEVRLGAAGGRRENAIAILRQPDLPVKGAASSPERLGQILSDSGFTVTFLDAEQLASPAQLSSEKFGILVLPYGQSFPAKARASFIRFLRSGGHFISTGGYAFENLLVREGDTWLPEAQALDKALAEALNKSVLPDGGFESSQDAPTGGTELDGRWRRDGDACTISDENPHEGRFCAKITVTPQEPREDRWYLDITPKRGARYRVSGWVRTENVQQLGNGFAYLALYEYGDENKLGKWKDFAVVRGTTDWQRFQYDFSPAPGTTRLHLKAGLYRATGTAWFDDIRLADITGTDPRPMNTSTGDPQDGLQLAPSQIGVFDASYPLRRARELRAGQNQFIVDPECKLRGDVNGWVAAGVQGYDNARWVELLDSRDRFGRKRGAAGALMVNYNGFYAGSMWGYFGVENRDIFDGTSPEIDRALVNLARFMSQGLFLHNLRTDLASYKDGEPVKLSVKVENWGGDAKDCRVVFRLEPQGSGQAQELEVALAVGPGESDEAEATFAPGTFAADLYRITATLIAGDAPVDRMVSGFIVQRDQVAASGPELRFHDNYFHLNGEPIFLFGSDTYAYTYNSAHENPYAWMQEHTAARDFGFEVYENLQFSRPGWVFRPEDWRQFEGMAQSCQREGLVFMPCQLVGHNVAISEEDLEKQALQCEAYGEYMGKYPGLLYYLNGDFFMKFDDTHALKKLWNQWLADKYGSAEALARSWGDEVYGDWGELTFPPPAPGGWSSVRECDRMRFEVWLTKRWVERHVKAVRSKDSEHPITSEYYQRPHGGLDLILTIDGQDASNIGYFDRPYEDVNKLPLTLRLIDLRMRGKSLGLGEYGVKTHPAWSAEKRAGGYHLVRTEEEQKRLFMAVAHYGFGMGACKVQNWCLRDASESVFPWGVLYPNGYLPKDVAYWHRNLSLVLRHLRPVYQAPEVAVLLPDNMRLGSHGQVGVEVAHNAFRALLSLKTEFNVINEHHIDALSADTKVLIWPSPFCPDDAAYEKVLNWVRAGGRLLVTGDLSLNWDRKRTRQNRLQELCGVEFVREIYLPPARDAQPGQAMLGLREDWQAKPCVAVRSAGATELITTENGDPVVFMNQVGAGLVYYCTDPLELGAPDAVFEQLRALYCVAVRGSGPPEPWDGVHIARQPLRSGGQFVMAFNTEMPPGAKQITLPAGDADVEVRLASRYPAFTATKGEQILVGVGCSGEATFDSAPLISGEAQVACLSLDGKSLPVSEAVLLCPFSQGATRFHSRLPADEMVTLVGDIIDGRWVTYETHPGKTEIELTEDTMTCLIVFCKAGQVERWADALEQAMREPWSTPGY